The following proteins are co-located in the Sporosarcina pasteurii genome:
- a CDS encoding NupC/NupG family nucleoside CNT transporter, with amino-acid sequence MVSILWGLMGCTVIVLAALLLSENKKAINIWTVSMGFIAQVILGFIVLKWDIGMSIIQWLSDGVSKVMAYGVEGLKFVFGSLADKEGAAGPIFAINALAIMIYLTALIGLLYRFGIMQMFVRIVGGGLSKIMKTGHIESTNAAANIFLGMTQSFLSVKPYIRTMSRSQLFAVMVGGLASVSGAVLLGLAAMGIPINYLLSAAIMSAPAGLMLAKLIIPETEKLDPNEWKVTDDNVNESGEKPSVMEVIVTESKDGLHFAVNAVVILVSIIGLIALLNGILGGVGSLVGLPGLSFETILGYVFAPVAFVLGIPWSEAIMAGNLLGQKIIINEFVAFAAFQDIIGSFSEKSVAILTFALSGFANLGSIGIILGVMLGIAPNRKKEIQDMAFKGLIAATLANLLNGAIVGIFFF; translated from the coding sequence ATGGTAAGTATACTATGGGGATTAATGGGCTGTACGGTTATCGTTTTAGCAGCTCTTCTATTATCTGAAAACAAGAAAGCAATTAATATATGGACAGTAAGTATGGGCTTTATCGCTCAAGTTATATTAGGGTTTATCGTATTAAAATGGGATATTGGTATGTCCATTATCCAGTGGCTATCTGATGGTGTATCGAAAGTTATGGCCTATGGAGTTGAAGGGTTAAAATTTGTATTTGGTTCTTTAGCAGATAAAGAAGGAGCAGCTGGTCCAATATTTGCGATTAATGCATTGGCCATTATGATTTATTTAACTGCGCTAATTGGTTTATTATATCGTTTTGGAATTATGCAAATGTTCGTTCGTATCGTCGGTGGAGGACTTTCTAAGATTATGAAAACCGGTCATATTGAATCGACGAATGCCGCGGCAAATATTTTCTTAGGGATGACACAATCTTTCCTATCGGTCAAGCCATATATAAGAACGATGTCACGTTCTCAACTCTTTGCCGTAATGGTTGGTGGTCTTGCTTCTGTATCTGGAGCTGTTTTACTCGGATTAGCGGCAATGGGAATTCCGATTAATTATCTATTATCAGCGGCAATAATGTCTGCACCCGCAGGCTTAATGTTAGCGAAATTGATTATACCTGAAACTGAAAAACTTGATCCAAATGAGTGGAAAGTAACAGACGATAATGTGAATGAATCTGGTGAAAAACCAAGTGTTATGGAAGTTATTGTAACCGAATCCAAAGATGGCTTGCATTTTGCCGTAAATGCTGTCGTGATTCTAGTTTCGATTATCGGATTAATTGCACTTCTGAACGGTATTTTAGGGGGAGTTGGTTCCCTCGTAGGTTTACCAGGCTTATCTTTTGAAACAATTTTAGGATATGTATTTGCGCCAGTTGCGTTTGTTTTAGGAATTCCTTGGTCTGAAGCAATCATGGCCGGAAACTTACTTGGACAAAAAATCATCATTAACGAATTTGTAGCATTTGCAGCGTTTCAAGATATAATTGGTTCATTTTCTGAGAAGTCCGTAGCAATTTTAACATTTGCATTATCTGGATTTGCAAATCTTGGTTCTATTGGAATCATTCTAGGTGTTATGCTAGGAATCGCACCTAATCGTAAAAAAGAAATTCAAGATATGGCATTCAAAGGGTTAATCGCTGCGACATTGGCCAACCTATTAAATGGTGCAATTGTAGGTATTTTCTTCTTTTAA
- a CDS encoding nucleoside hydrolase, whose product MKKVILDVDTGIDDAYAIIYAIESKQLDLLGITGVNGNVPIDYVMKNTKKILKLIGNEEVKAYRGASLPLLTEPNHEFRVHGKDGIGDALDHITVDDEESDIFAPDFMIEQAKKHKGDITFIMVGPLTNLALALRKEPRLAEWVSEVVIMGGLVTKAGMGNKLPNAEFNIFADAEAAKIVFHSGLSLKLVGLDVTHKTFLTRERMEELKGTKYYDFIVESSEVFRGFSKQKYGIDGCALHDPLTIGVAIDSSIVQTEKHFVEVETQSELNYGQTICDFRNIWKQEPNMEVCLDVENEKFVTMFIDTLKQA is encoded by the coding sequence ATGAAAAAAGTTATTTTAGACGTTGATACTGGGATAGATGACGCGTATGCAATCATTTACGCAATTGAGAGTAAGCAACTTGATCTTCTAGGGATTACAGGCGTAAATGGGAATGTCCCAATTGATTATGTTATGAAAAACACGAAGAAAATCCTGAAGTTAATCGGAAATGAAGAAGTTAAGGCTTATAGAGGGGCAAGTCTTCCGCTTTTAACAGAACCTAATCACGAATTTCGTGTTCATGGTAAAGATGGAATTGGCGATGCACTTGATCATATAACTGTAGATGATGAAGAATCGGATATTTTCGCACCAGATTTCATGATTGAACAAGCGAAAAAACATAAAGGTGATATCACATTCATCATGGTTGGTCCACTTACAAACTTGGCGTTAGCACTACGTAAAGAGCCAAGATTAGCGGAGTGGGTAAGTGAAGTGGTCATCATGGGTGGACTTGTTACAAAAGCGGGAATGGGTAATAAACTTCCAAATGCTGAATTCAATATTTTTGCCGATGCGGAAGCTGCTAAAATTGTATTCCATTCAGGTCTTTCATTGAAGCTTGTTGGCCTAGATGTTACGCATAAAACATTCTTAACACGCGAGCGCATGGAAGAATTAAAAGGAACGAAATACTATGACTTCATTGTAGAAAGTTCTGAAGTATTCAGAGGGTTTAGTAAACAAAAATACGGGATTGACGGTTGTGCACTTCATGATCCATTAACAATCGGAGTTGCGATTGATTCTTCTATCGTGCAAACGGAGAAGCATTTTGTTGAAGTTGAAACACAAAGTGAATTAAACTACGGACAAACAATCTGTGACTTCCGTAATATTTGGAAGCAAGAACCGAACATGGAAGTTTGTTTAGATGTTGAGAATGAGAAATTTGTAACG